AGGCGGGCAGGCACGTTCATGGCGAAGACCGATCAGAGCGGGTGCAGCACGCGGCGCAAGAAATCCTGCGTGCGAGGATGCCGGGGTTGATTGAGCAGCGCCTTGGCCGGTCCCTGCTCGACGATGACGCCGCCATCGATGAACAGCACGCGGTCGGCGACGTCGCGGGCAAAGCCCATCTCGTGGGTGACCACGACCATGGTCATGCCGTCATCGGCGAGCTTGCGCATCACGCCGAGGACGTCGCCGACGAGCTCGGGGTCGAGCGCCGATGTCGGCTCGTCGAACAGGATCGCCTTGGGCTGCATCGCAAGCGCGCGTGCGATCGCGACGCGCTGCTGCTGGCCGCCCGAGAGCTGCGGCGGATGCGCGTCCGCCTTTTCGGCAAGCCCGACCTGCGCAAGCAGCGCACGGCCGCGCTCGAGCGCCGCGGCGCGCTGTTCCTTCTTCACATAAAGCGGCCCCTCGACGACGTTTTCGAGCGCGGTGCGATGCGGGAACAGGTTGAAGCGCTGGAACACCATCGAGACCCGGGTACGGATCGCCACGATCGACGACGCATCGCGGTCGACCTTCAGGCCCTCGACACTGATCTCGCCGCGGTCGTAGCTTTCGAGCCCGTTGATGCAGCGCAGGATGGTGGACTTGCCGGAGCCGGAG
The DNA window shown above is from Bradyrhizobium sp. CB1650 and carries:
- a CDS encoding amino acid ABC transporter ATP-binding protein; this encodes MIELNDVHKSFGKVEVLKGITASVQKGEVVCIIGPSGSGKSTILRCINGLESYDRGEISVEGLKVDRDASSIVAIRTRVSMVFQRFNLFPHRTALENVVEGPLYVKKEQRAAALERGRALLAQVGLAEKADAHPPQLSGGQQQRVAIARALAMQPKAILFDEPTSALDPELVGDVLGVMRKLADDGMTMVVVTHEMGFARDVADRVLFIDGGVIVEQGPAKALLNQPRHPRTQDFLRRVLHPL